From the genome of Uranotaenia lowii strain MFRU-FL chromosome 1, ASM2978415v1, whole genome shotgun sequence, one region includes:
- the LOC129738288 gene encoding serine protease 56, with protein sequence MFGHILSFFSTILPLIVILLVERNFVQSVPNPIKNGQIYEGSFPNGGPFPFAASLQRIPLTKQNNSTKATHFCGGTYIGLGWIVTANHCVTDFESHLIYAILGGSSLDSNDAHVFPILEKISYPSYDGTTLVGDIAMLRINISEIPPKLSNPRSSVGLPNIFPVRNDQSSVDSYEDNNYYDYDYWFSDKTLQTESERDEECQIFGYGADRYNGPTSKILRFGQVQPIDHETCSQLLGLVVAPPSDTSSSGMFCAMGIADACQGDSGSGLVCRPRPRPIFDEFHPSTLGRFILRGVISYGAACGTPASPGVYTDVRFYMPWIRDIMNKN encoded by the exons ATGTTCGGtcacattttgtcatttttttccacgATTTTACCTTTGATTGTGATACTGCTTGTTGAGAGAAATTTCGTACAAAGTGTCCCCAATCCcataaaaaatggtcaaatctaTGAAGGAAGCTTCCCGAATGGAGGTCCATTTCCTTTCGCTGCATCCCTGCAAAGGATTCCGCTGACGAAGCAGAACAACTCGACAAAAGCTACGCATTTTTGCGGGGGAACCTACATAGGTTTGGGTTGGATTGTGACCGCCAACCATTGTGTTACGGATTT TGAATCTCATTTGATATATGCGATTTTAGGCGGATCGTCTTTGGACAGCAACGATGCCCACGTGTTTcctattttggaaaaaataagttATCCTAGCTATGATGG AACTACTCTTGTTGGAGACATTGCCATGTTACGCATCAATATATCTGAGATACCGCCAAAACTTTCCAACCCACGGAGTTCAGTTGGTTTACCAAATATTTTTCCTGTAAGAAACGACCAAAGCTCGGTTGACTCTTATGAAGATAATAACTACTACGATTACGACTATTGGTTCAGCGATAAAACGTTACAAACTGAATCAGAACGAGAtgaggagtgtcaaatttttGGTTACGGTGCGGATCGCTACAACGGACCGACGAGTAAAATTCTACGGTTTGGTCAGGTTCAACCGATTGACCATGAAACGTGTTCGCAGCTATTGGGACTGGTCGTGGCTCCACCCTCGGATACGTCAAGCTCTGGGATGTTCTGTGCCATGGGGATCGCTGATGCCTGCCAG GGTGACTCCGGGAGTGGTTTGGTATGTCGCCCTAGACCTCGGCCCATTTTTGATGAGTTTCATCCTTCCACCCTTGGCCGGTTCATCCTACGGGGCGTCATTTCTTACGGCGCAGCTTGTGGGACACCGGCATCGCCCGGGGTCTACACCGATGTCAGATTCTACATGCCCTGGATACGTGACATTATGAATAAGAACTAG
- the LOC129738297 gene encoding uncharacterized protein LOC129738297 isoform X2 → MIRNQSSGGGGGMGPKPGQQQQAGNVQPGRVMIILRDPKFPDDMILEIARQFGAVKGMHRPDNNHQMVFIQFEEPECAGHAIAQMRNYPVFFTADFALRHDREKDTKNNPGGQKNANQHRQNKGGQNNRPFNGPNNNGNYASNSSENESPQKMSLESQMPAFPLGCWNCTKMPNFECQCGAYYCDAICQRTDWPRHKAICMPRLVPISYSNKRMLAEANAFKEFQTASLHSYSNDATSNYGNDQGYQNHQDQNRNKNKQQHQNNKQNKQQNQNYKNQSNRSSEEPAQNNSHFNKKNNENKNKNDNKRSNKNDQKESPKGQPQSVVSPKEDNKVSMLSNKLERLKVARSTVGANKPAVSKVLKSGRFPPEGARVKITATLPSGVVYIYHINGQGGKSEYYELNTKLHIAAQDADPLQQQPKIDDIIFAPFECALFRSKVLATGSEEKITIQYLEFGNSGDVSWKECRSIVDESLKFAPLLTFPVALEGVGIGQLTKPMKEMLISLEHTDDLELMRVDTSPDSDVREVVLRRPKQSETLNMQLMEMRDKEVQQRAEKERQQKEKEKADKEKEQAEKEREKRSAIADPSTYKPVFFDEAIRTKQLEFDKVQRLFIVDASEVFESNIISVITGDDLDQYGQVVDQLTGIGPKDPNPYMPTQEGEVVIVRYEGADWSRALFDIKEGNFLLLDIGSFASIPKENIRRFPPGLSRVVYNNEVEVKNLDALKGMMTDGKPESVHGRMIEAMVNSPDEGIATISIIVK, encoded by the exons ATGATTCGCAATCAATCTTCCGGAGGTGGTGGCGGAATGGGTCCGAAACCGGGACAGCAGCAGCAAGCTGGCAATGTTCAACCGGGCCGTGTCATGATTATCCTCCGGGATCCCAAATTCCCGGATGACATGATCTTAGAGATAGCCCGGCAGTTTGGGGCCGTGAAAGGCATGCACCGGCCGGACAACAATCACCAGATGGTGTTCATCCAATTCGAGGAACCGGA ATGCGCTGGTCATGCCATTGCACAGATGCGAAATTATCCGGTGTTCTTTACCGCTGATTTTGCATTACGCCACGATCGTGAAAAAGACACCAAAAACAACCCGGGTGGTCAAAAGAATGCG AATCAACACCGGCAAAACAAAGGTGGACAAAACAATCGTCCGTTCAATGGTCCAAACAACAACGGGAATTATGCTTCCAATTCATCAGAGAATGAGTCTCCACAAAAAATGTCTCTG GAATCGCAAATGCCGGCATTCCCACTTGGTTGCTGGAACTGCACCAAAATGCCCAATTTTGAGTGCCAATGTGGCGCTTACTACTGCGATGCCATCTGCCAGCGGACGGACTGGCCCAGGCACAAAGCTATTTGTATGCC CCGCTTGGTTCCCATTTCTTATTCCAACAAACGTATGTTGGCTGAAGCGAATGCATTCAAAGAGTTCCAAACAGCCAGTCTCCATTCGTATTCGAACGACGCTACTAGCAATTACGGTAACGACCAAGGGTATCAGAATCACCAGGATCAAAACCGCAACAAAAACAAGCAACAgcaccaaaataacaaacagaaCAAACAACAGAATCAAAACTATAAGAATCAATCCAACAGGTCTAGCGAAGAACCGGCGCAAAACAATAGCcatttcaataagaaaaacaatgaaaacaaaaataaaaatgacaacaaaaggtccaataaaaatgatcaaaaagaaTCGCCAAAAGGGCAACCCCAATCGGTGGTTTCTCCGAAGGAAGATAACAAGGTCAGCATGCTGAGTAACAAACTAGAACGGCTGAAGGTTGCCAGATCTACCGTCGGGGCCAATAAACCGGCTGTAAGCAAGGTCCTAAAATCCGGACGCTTTCCACCGGAAGGTGCACGGGTGAAAATCACTGCTACCTTACCGTCGGGTGTCGTGTACATCTACCACATCAACGGACAGGGCGGAAAATCCGAATACTACGAGCTGAACACCAAGCTTCACATTGCGGCTCAAGATGCCGACCCGCTTCAACAGCAACCCAAAATCGACGATATCATTTTTGCCCCATTCGAGTGTGCTTTGTTCCGGTCAAAG GTTCTTGCCACTGGAAGTGAGGAGAAAATCACCATCCAGTATCTGGAGTTTGGCAATTCGGGCGACGTCTCCTGGAAAGAATGTCGCAGTATTGTCGATGAATCTCTCAAATTTGCCCCCCTTCTAACCTTCCCGGTAGCCCTGGAGGGTGTCGGGATTGGGCAGTTGACCAAGCCGATGAAGGAAATGCTCATCTCGCTGGAGCACACGGACGATCTGGAGCTGATGAGAGTCGATACTTCACCGGACAGTGATGTCCGGGAAGTGGTGTTGCGGCGCCCCAAGCAATCCGAGACTTTGAACATGCAGCTGATGGAGATGCGCGACAAGGAAGTTCAACAGCGGGCAGAAAAGGAACGCCAACAAAAGGAGAAGGAAAAAGCGGATAAGGAAAAGGAGCAGGCAGAGAAGGAACGCGAAAAGCGCTCGGCTATAGCCGATCCTAGCACCTACAAGCCGGTGTTCTTCGAT GAGGCGATCCGAACCAAGCAGCTCGAGTTTGATAAGGTCCAGCGCCTGTTTATAGTCGACGCGAGCGAAGTGTTCGAATCGAACATCATTTCGGTGATTACGGGAGACGATCTGGACCAGTACGGCCAGGTTGTGGACCAGCTGACCGGCATCGGCCCTAAGGATCCAAATCCGTACATGCCAACCCAGGAGGGCGAAGTCGTTATCGTGAGATATGAAGGAGCCGATTGGTCCCGGGCACTGTTCGACATCAAGGAGGGCAATTTCTTGCTGCTGGATATCGGTAGCTTTGCATCGATTCCGAAGGAAAACATTCGGCGTTTCCCGCCCGGGCTGAGCCGGGTTGTGTACAACAACGAAGTCGAAGTGAAAA ATCTGGACGCGCTGAAGGGAATGATGACCGATGGCAAGCCTGAATCGGTCCACGGTAGAATGATCGAAGCGATGGTGAACAGCCCTGATGAAGGCATCGCAACGATTAGTATCATCGTTAAGTAA
- the LOC129738297 gene encoding uncharacterized protein LOC129738297 isoform X1, whose translation MIRNQSSGGGGGMGPKPGQQQQAGNVQPGRVMIILRDPKFPDDMILEIARQFGAVKGMHRPDNNHQMVFIQFEEPECAGHAIAQMRNYPVFFTADFALRHDREKDTKNNPGGQKNADGLVGQPLFMLNQHDQFRFHNRPQAPPWAPFFRMGPPFNIPQTVPNFQQPTPNFQIRNHPFQPKPTLESCFSLPPESTNQHRQNKGGQNNRPFNGPNNNGNYASNSSENESPQKMSLESQMPAFPLGCWNCTKMPNFECQCGAYYCDAICQRTDWPRHKAICMPRLVPISYSNKRMLAEANAFKEFQTASLHSYSNDATSNYGNDQGYQNHQDQNRNKNKQQHQNNKQNKQQNQNYKNQSNRSSEEPAQNNSHFNKKNNENKNKNDNKRSNKNDQKESPKGQPQSVVSPKEDNKVSMLSNKLERLKVARSTVGANKPAVSKVLKSGRFPPEGARVKITATLPSGVVYIYHINGQGGKSEYYELNTKLHIAAQDADPLQQQPKIDDIIFAPFECALFRSKVLATGSEEKITIQYLEFGNSGDVSWKECRSIVDESLKFAPLLTFPVALEGVGIGQLTKPMKEMLISLEHTDDLELMRVDTSPDSDVREVVLRRPKQSETLNMQLMEMRDKEVQQRAEKERQQKEKEKADKEKEQAEKEREKRSAIADPSTYKPVFFDEAIRTKQLEFDKVQRLFIVDASEVFESNIISVITGDDLDQYGQVVDQLTGIGPKDPNPYMPTQEGEVVIVRYEGADWSRALFDIKEGNFLLLDIGSFASIPKENIRRFPPGLSRVVYNNEVEVKNLDALKGMMTDGKPESVHGRMIEAMVNSPDEGIATISIIVK comes from the exons ATGATTCGCAATCAATCTTCCGGAGGTGGTGGCGGAATGGGTCCGAAACCGGGACAGCAGCAGCAAGCTGGCAATGTTCAACCGGGCCGTGTCATGATTATCCTCCGGGATCCCAAATTCCCGGATGACATGATCTTAGAGATAGCCCGGCAGTTTGGGGCCGTGAAAGGCATGCACCGGCCGGACAACAATCACCAGATGGTGTTCATCCAATTCGAGGAACCGGA ATGCGCTGGTCATGCCATTGCACAGATGCGAAATTATCCGGTGTTCTTTACCGCTGATTTTGCATTACGCCACGATCGTGAAAAAGACACCAAAAACAACCCGGGTGGTCAAAAGAATGCG GATGGATTAGTAGGTCAACCTCTGTTCATGTTAAATCAACATGATCAGTTTCGATTTCATAATCGACCACAAGCCCCACCATGGGCACCATTTTTCAGAATGGGACCCCCCTTCAACATCCCTCAAACCGTGCCCAATTTTCAGCAACCAACGCCGAACTTTCAGATCCGGAATCATCCATTTCAGCCGAAGCCAACACTAGAATCGTGCTTCTCGTTGCCTCCGGAATCCACG AATCAACACCGGCAAAACAAAGGTGGACAAAACAATCGTCCGTTCAATGGTCCAAACAACAACGGGAATTATGCTTCCAATTCATCAGAGAATGAGTCTCCACAAAAAATGTCTCTG GAATCGCAAATGCCGGCATTCCCACTTGGTTGCTGGAACTGCACCAAAATGCCCAATTTTGAGTGCCAATGTGGCGCTTACTACTGCGATGCCATCTGCCAGCGGACGGACTGGCCCAGGCACAAAGCTATTTGTATGCC CCGCTTGGTTCCCATTTCTTATTCCAACAAACGTATGTTGGCTGAAGCGAATGCATTCAAAGAGTTCCAAACAGCCAGTCTCCATTCGTATTCGAACGACGCTACTAGCAATTACGGTAACGACCAAGGGTATCAGAATCACCAGGATCAAAACCGCAACAAAAACAAGCAACAgcaccaaaataacaaacagaaCAAACAACAGAATCAAAACTATAAGAATCAATCCAACAGGTCTAGCGAAGAACCGGCGCAAAACAATAGCcatttcaataagaaaaacaatgaaaacaaaaataaaaatgacaacaaaaggtccaataaaaatgatcaaaaagaaTCGCCAAAAGGGCAACCCCAATCGGTGGTTTCTCCGAAGGAAGATAACAAGGTCAGCATGCTGAGTAACAAACTAGAACGGCTGAAGGTTGCCAGATCTACCGTCGGGGCCAATAAACCGGCTGTAAGCAAGGTCCTAAAATCCGGACGCTTTCCACCGGAAGGTGCACGGGTGAAAATCACTGCTACCTTACCGTCGGGTGTCGTGTACATCTACCACATCAACGGACAGGGCGGAAAATCCGAATACTACGAGCTGAACACCAAGCTTCACATTGCGGCTCAAGATGCCGACCCGCTTCAACAGCAACCCAAAATCGACGATATCATTTTTGCCCCATTCGAGTGTGCTTTGTTCCGGTCAAAG GTTCTTGCCACTGGAAGTGAGGAGAAAATCACCATCCAGTATCTGGAGTTTGGCAATTCGGGCGACGTCTCCTGGAAAGAATGTCGCAGTATTGTCGATGAATCTCTCAAATTTGCCCCCCTTCTAACCTTCCCGGTAGCCCTGGAGGGTGTCGGGATTGGGCAGTTGACCAAGCCGATGAAGGAAATGCTCATCTCGCTGGAGCACACGGACGATCTGGAGCTGATGAGAGTCGATACTTCACCGGACAGTGATGTCCGGGAAGTGGTGTTGCGGCGCCCCAAGCAATCCGAGACTTTGAACATGCAGCTGATGGAGATGCGCGACAAGGAAGTTCAACAGCGGGCAGAAAAGGAACGCCAACAAAAGGAGAAGGAAAAAGCGGATAAGGAAAAGGAGCAGGCAGAGAAGGAACGCGAAAAGCGCTCGGCTATAGCCGATCCTAGCACCTACAAGCCGGTGTTCTTCGAT GAGGCGATCCGAACCAAGCAGCTCGAGTTTGATAAGGTCCAGCGCCTGTTTATAGTCGACGCGAGCGAAGTGTTCGAATCGAACATCATTTCGGTGATTACGGGAGACGATCTGGACCAGTACGGCCAGGTTGTGGACCAGCTGACCGGCATCGGCCCTAAGGATCCAAATCCGTACATGCCAACCCAGGAGGGCGAAGTCGTTATCGTGAGATATGAAGGAGCCGATTGGTCCCGGGCACTGTTCGACATCAAGGAGGGCAATTTCTTGCTGCTGGATATCGGTAGCTTTGCATCGATTCCGAAGGAAAACATTCGGCGTTTCCCGCCCGGGCTGAGCCGGGTTGTGTACAACAACGAAGTCGAAGTGAAAA ATCTGGACGCGCTGAAGGGAATGATGACCGATGGCAAGCCTGAATCGGTCCACGGTAGAATGATCGAAGCGATGGTGAACAGCCCTGATGAAGGCATCGCAACGATTAGTATCATCGTTAAGTAA